One part of the uncultured Bacteroides sp. genome encodes these proteins:
- the hisH gene encoding imidazole glycerol phosphate synthase subunit HisH has protein sequence MNIAIVKYNAGNIYSVDHALRRLGINAVVTADKEILAKADKVIFPGVGEAATTMQYLKANGLDKLIVDLKQSVLGICLGMQLMCSHSEEGNADCLNIFPTEVKLFHPEKHEDKVPHMGWNTICDVKGDLYKGFTKEEFVYFVHSFYVPVNEFTIATTDYILPFSASLQKDNFYATQFHPEKSGKVGERILENFINLPL, from the coding sequence ATGAATATAGCTATTGTAAAATATAATGCAGGAAACATCTATTCGGTAGATCATGCTTTACGCCGTTTGGGCATAAATGCAGTAGTAACTGCCGATAAAGAGATTCTGGCTAAAGCTGATAAAGTAATTTTTCCGGGAGTTGGTGAAGCTGCAACAACTATGCAATATTTAAAAGCCAACGGTCTGGATAAACTGATTGTTGATTTAAAGCAATCGGTTTTAGGTATTTGTCTGGGTATGCAGCTTATGTGTAGCCATTCAGAAGAAGGCAACGCAGATTGCCTGAACATCTTCCCTACTGAAGTAAAACTTTTCCATCCTGAAAAGCATGAAGATAAAGTTCCGCACATGGGATGGAATACGATCTGTGATGTAAAGGGCGATCTTTACAAAGGATTTACCAAAGAGGAATTTGTTTACTTTGTGCATAGCTTTTATGTTCCTGTTAACGAATTTACTATAGCTACAACAGATTATATACTTCCGTTTAGCGCGTCATTACAAAAAGATAACTTTTATGCCACTCAGTTTCACCCGGAAAAAAGTGGAAAAGTAGGAGAACGCATATTAGAAAACTTCATCAACTTACCATTATAA
- the hisF gene encoding imidazole glycerol phosphate synthase subunit HisF produces the protein MLAKRIIPCLDIKNGTTVKGTNFVNLREAGDPVELGRAYSEQGADELVFLDITASHEGRKTFTDLVKRVAANISIPFTVGGGINEIKDVDRLLNAGADKVSINSSAIRNPQLINDIAKNFGSQVCVVAIDAKQQDDIWKCYLNGGRIETEKELISWAKEAADRGAGEILFTSMNHDGVKNGYANETLALLSESLPIPIIASGGAGSMEHFKDTFTLGKADAALAASVFHFGEIKISELKDYLCAQGITVRR, from the coding sequence ATGTTAGCGAAAAGAATTATACCTTGTCTGGATATCAAGAACGGAACAACCGTAAAAGGTACAAATTTCGTCAATCTGCGTGAAGCCGGAGATCCGGTAGAACTAGGACGGGCTTATAGCGAACAAGGTGCAGATGAACTGGTTTTTCTGGACATTACTGCTAGCCATGAAGGACGGAAAACTTTTACCGATCTTGTAAAACGGGTTGCCGCAAACATTAGCATTCCATTTACTGTTGGTGGAGGAATTAATGAAATAAAGGATGTAGACCGTTTGCTAAATGCAGGTGCCGACAAAGTATCGATTAACTCTTCTGCAATCCGAAACCCGCAATTAATAAACGATATCGCTAAAAATTTCGGTTCACAGGTATGCGTTGTTGCTATTGACGCTAAACAACAAGATGATATTTGGAAATGTTACTTGAACGGAGGAAGAATAGAAACGGAAAAAGAACTAATTTCGTGGGCCAAAGAAGCTGCTGATCGTGGAGCTGGAGAAATACTTTTTACCAGCATGAATCATGATGGAGTAAAAAATGGATATGCAAACGAAACACTGGCTCTTTTATCTGAATCTTTGCCTATTCCGATCATCGCTTCCGGAGGAGCTGGTTCAATGGAACATTTTAAAGATACTTTTACCTTGGGAAAAGCTGATGCTGCTTTGGCAGCCAGTGTATTTCATTTCGGAGAAATTAAAATTTCCGAATTAAAAGATTATCTTTGTGCACAAGGAATAACTGTCAGACGATAA
- a CDS encoding ATP-binding cassette domain-containing protein — protein MSELLINYQNVEIAQQDTCLLKDVNMQLNAGDFLYIIGKVGTGKTSLLKTIYGELGIASGEAEVLGNNLRTIKRKHIPQLRKKLGIIFQDFQLLTDRTVYSNLEFVLRATGWKNKQEIKERIQEVLEQVGMTSKGDKLPNELSGGEQQRIVIARAILNSPSVILADEPTGNLDAETGRRIVELLHSISHKGSSVIMTTHNIQLIKDFPGLVLKCDNHQLQDATHDFHKKENVQDFNEPILETTYSQTEFISEEETDKE, from the coding sequence ATGAGCGAATTACTCATTAACTATCAGAATGTAGAAATTGCACAGCAAGATACATGCTTACTTAAAGATGTAAACATGCAGTTGAATGCTGGTGATTTTTTATACATTATAGGTAAGGTAGGCACTGGAAAAACGAGCTTACTAAAAACTATTTATGGAGAACTGGGTATCGCTTCTGGAGAAGCAGAAGTTTTAGGAAATAACCTACGAACAATTAAGCGTAAACATATTCCTCAACTTAGAAAGAAGTTGGGCATCATTTTTCAGGATTTTCAATTACTTACAGATCGCACAGTATATAGTAATCTGGAATTCGTATTGCGTGCTACCGGCTGGAAAAACAAGCAGGAGATTAAAGAGCGTATACAAGAAGTTTTAGAGCAGGTAGGAATGACATCCAAAGGTGATAAGTTACCTAACGAGCTTTCTGGCGGAGAACAACAGCGTATTGTTATTGCCAGAGCTATATTGAACTCTCCTTCTGTTATCCTGGCGGATGAGCCAACTGGAAATCTGGATGCAGAAACAGGAAGAAGAATCGTGGAGTTACTTCATAGCATCAGCCACAAAGGGTCGTCTGTGATTATGACTACGCATAATATTCAACTAATCAAAGATTTCCCCGGACTGGTTCTGAAATGTGATAATCATCAATTACAAGATGCCACTCACGATTTTCATAAAAAAGAGAACGTTCAGGATTTTAATGAACCTATATTAGAAACGACTTATTCACAAACCGAATTTATAAGTGAAGAAGAGACGGATAAAGAATAA
- the lysA gene encoding diaminopimelate decarboxylase, whose amino-acid sequence MKGTFPIDKFREMETPFYFYDTKVLRDTLNCVNNEAKKYGNYIVHYAVKANANPKVLSIIRENYLGADCVSGGEIRAAIKAGFPASKIVFAGVGKADWEINLGLDYGIFCFNVESIPELEVINELAGAKGKIASIALRINPNVGAHTHANITTGLKENKFGINLEDLDNVLDAVNALPNVKLLGLHFHIGSQILDMGDFVGLCNRVNEIQEHMYQRRIIVEHINVGGGLGIDYQHPNRQSIPDFAAYFATFHKHLKLRPSQSLHFELGRSVVGQCGSLISKVLYVKQGANKQFAILDGGMTDLIRPALYQAYHKIENITSEEPMEKYDVVGPICESSDVFGKALDINKVKRGDLFALRSAGAYGEIMASGYNCRALPQGYTSDELI is encoded by the coding sequence ATGAAAGGGACCTTCCCAATAGATAAATTTCGTGAGATGGAAACTCCTTTCTATTTCTACGATACAAAGGTATTAAGGGACACACTTAATTGTGTAAATAACGAGGCAAAGAAGTATGGCAATTATATTGTACACTATGCCGTAAAAGCAAATGCTAATCCGAAAGTTCTCTCAATTATTCGTGAGAACTATTTAGGCGCAGATTGCGTTAGCGGTGGCGAGATTCGTGCTGCAATTAAAGCTGGATTTCCTGCTTCTAAAATTGTTTTTGCAGGTGTTGGTAAAGCCGACTGGGAAATTAATCTAGGATTAGATTATGGAATATTCTGTTTTAACGTAGAATCTATACCAGAGCTTGAAGTTATCAACGAACTTGCTGGTGCTAAAGGTAAAATTGCTTCAATAGCTTTGCGTATTAATCCAAATGTAGGAGCACATACGCATGCTAATATTACTACCGGACTAAAGGAGAATAAGTTTGGTATTAATCTTGAAGATCTGGATAATGTTTTAGATGCTGTCAATGCACTTCCTAATGTTAAGTTGTTAGGATTACATTTCCATATTGGTTCACAGATCCTTGATATGGGCGACTTTGTGGGACTTTGTAATCGTGTAAACGAAATACAGGAACACATGTATCAACGCCGTATTATTGTTGAACATATAAATGTTGGCGGTGGACTGGGTATTGATTACCAACATCCTAACAGACAATCTATTCCTGATTTTGCTGCATATTTTGCAACATTCCATAAACACTTGAAATTACGCCCTTCACAATCATTGCATTTTGAATTAGGACGTTCAGTTGTTGGACAATGTGGCAGTTTAATAAGCAAAGTGTTATATGTAAAACAAGGAGCAAATAAGCAATTCGCCATTCTAGATGGTGGTATGACAGATCTTATTCGCCCAGCTTTATATCAGGCTTACCATAAAATTGAAAACATAACATCTGAAGAGCCAATGGAGAAGTATGATGTTGTAGGTCCAATTTGTGAGTCTTCTGATGTATTTGGCAAGGCACTGGATATTAACAAAGTGAAAAGAGGAGATCTCTTTGCTCTTCGTTCGGCCGGTGCATACGGTGAAATTATGGCTTCTGGTTATAATTGCAGAGCTCTTCCTCAAGGATACACTTCTGATGAGCTAATTTAA
- a CDS encoding aspartate kinase yields the protein MKVLKFGGTSVGSAERMKEVAKLITDGEKKIVVLSAMSGTTNTLVEISDYLYKKNPDGANEIINNLERKYKQHVDELYSTAEYKQKGLEIIKSHFDYIRSYTKDLFTLFEEKVVLAQGELISTAMVNNYLCECGVKSVLLPALEYMRTDKNAEPDPLYIKEKLQIQLELYPDADIYITQGFICRNAYGEIDNLQRGGSDYTASLIGAAIDASEIQIWTDIDGLHNNDPRVVDKTAPVRQLHFEEAAELAYFGAKILHPTCVQPAKYANIPVRLLNTMEPSAPGTLISNETEKNKIKAVAAKDNITAIKVKSSRMLLAHGFLRKVFEIFESYQTSIDMVCTSEVGVSVSIDNIKHLPEILDDLKKYGTVTVDKDMCIVCVVGDLEWENVGFEATALDAMSNIPVRMISFGGSNHNISFLIRESDKKEALQSLSNVLFNNK from the coding sequence ATGAAAGTTTTAAAGTTTGGAGGTACTTCCGTTGGTTCTGCCGAGCGGATGAAAGAGGTAGCCAAATTAATAACCGATGGTGAGAAGAAAATAGTAGTGCTTTCAGCAATGTCTGGCACAACAAATACTTTAGTTGAAATCTCGGATTACTTATATAAAAAGAATCCGGATGGCGCAAACGAGATCATCAACAATCTGGAAAGAAAGTATAAACAACACGTTGATGAACTTTATTCTACTGCTGAATATAAACAGAAAGGATTGGAAATTATTAAATCCCATTTTGATTATATCCGTTCTTACACCAAAGATCTGTTTACACTTTTTGAAGAAAAAGTTGTTCTTGCTCAAGGTGAATTAATATCCACTGCTATGGTTAATAATTACCTATGTGAATGTGGAGTAAAATCTGTATTACTTCCAGCATTGGAATATATGCGTACAGACAAGAATGCAGAGCCAGATCCTTTATACATTAAAGAAAAACTTCAGATTCAGCTAGAACTTTATCCTGATGCAGATATTTATATCACACAAGGTTTCATCTGTAGAAATGCATACGGTGAAATTGATAACTTGCAACGTGGAGGTAGTGATTATACCGCTTCATTAATCGGTGCAGCTATTGATGCTTCTGAAATTCAAATCTGGACTGATATTGATGGTCTCCACAATAACGACCCTCGTGTAGTTGATAAAACTGCTCCTGTTCGTCAACTACATTTTGAAGAAGCTGCCGAGCTTGCTTATTTCGGTGCAAAGATTCTTCACCCAACTTGTGTGCAACCTGCTAAATATGCTAACATTCCGGTTCGTTTACTGAATACCATGGAACCATCAGCTCCTGGTACATTGATTTCTAACGAAACCGAAAAGAATAAAATCAAAGCTGTTGCAGCAAAAGATAATATCACAGCAATCAAAGTCAAATCAAGCCGTATGTTGCTAGCACACGGATTCCTTCGCAAGGTATTCGAGATATTTGAAAGCTACCAGACTTCTATTGATATGGTTTGTACATCGGAAGTTGGAGTTTCAGTATCGATAGACAATATAAAACACTTGCCGGAAATTCTTGATGATTTGAAGAAATATGGTACAGTTACAGTAGACAAAGATATGTGTATTGTATGTGTTGTTGGTGACCTGGAATGGGAAAATGTTGGATTTGAAGCTACTGCACTTGATGCAATGAGTAACATACCGGTTAGAATGATTTCATTTGGTGGTAGTAATCACAATATATCATTCCTTATTCGCGAATCTGATAAAAAAGAAGCATTACAATCATTAAGTAATGTACTTTTCAATAATAAATAA
- the hisIE gene encoding bifunctional phosphoribosyl-AMP cyclohydrolase/phosphoribosyl-ATP diphosphatase HisIE, which translates to MDLDFNKMDGLIPAIIQDNFTSKVLMLGFMNKEAYEKTVATGKVTFFSRTKNRLWTKGEESGNFLNVVSIKEDCDKDTLLIKVKPVGPVCHTGADTCWNEENTEDIMFLKYLQDFIYKRHEEMPEKSYTTSLFNSGVNRMAQKVGEEAVETVIEATNGTDDGLIYEASDLIYHLIVLLTSKGYRIEDLARELKKRHKE; encoded by the coding sequence ATGGATTTAGATTTTAATAAAATGGATGGATTAATTCCGGCAATTATACAAGATAATTTCACTTCTAAAGTGCTGATGCTCGGTTTTATGAATAAGGAAGCTTATGAAAAAACTGTTGCAACAGGAAAAGTAACCTTCTTCAGCCGCACAAAGAACAGACTTTGGACAAAAGGAGAAGAAAGTGGAAATTTTCTGAATGTTGTTTCCATTAAAGAAGATTGTGATAAAGACACCTTACTGATTAAGGTAAAACCAGTAGGCCCGGTTTGCCATACAGGTGCTGATACTTGCTGGAACGAAGAAAATACAGAAGATATCATGTTTCTTAAGTATTTGCAAGACTTTATCTATAAACGCCATGAAGAAATGCCTGAAAAATCATATACTACATCTTTATTCAACTCTGGCGTGAACCGCATGGCTCAGAAAGTAGGTGAAGAAGCTGTCGAGACTGTAATTGAAGCAACAAACGGCACTGACGACGGCTTAATATATGAAGCTTCAGATTTGATTTATCACCTGATTGTTCTTCTTACTTCAAAAGGTTATCGCATTGAAGATTTAGCTCGTGAGCTTAAGAAAAGACATAAAGAATAA
- the hisA gene encoding 1-(5-phosphoribosyl)-5-[(5-phosphoribosylamino)methylideneamino]imidazole-4-carboxamide isomerase: protein MIEIIPAIDIIEGKCVRLSKGDYDSKKIYNENPVEVAKEFEANGIRRLHVVDLDGAKSHHIVNYRILEKIASQTSLIIDFGGGIKSDEDLDIAFSSGAQMITGGSIAVKEPELFSEWISKYGSDKIILGADVKDKKIAVGGWKEGTDVELMPFLDQYIKKGIKKVICTDIECDGMLQGPSTDLYKEILKEFPSLYLIASGGVSCIDDIIKLEEAKVPSVIFGKALYEGNIQLKDLKIFI, encoded by the coding sequence ATGATTGAAATCATTCCTGCTATTGATATTATTGAAGGAAAATGCGTCCGCCTTTCCAAAGGTGATTATGATAGCAAAAAAATATATAATGAGAACCCTGTTGAGGTTGCAAAGGAATTTGAAGCAAATGGTATTCGCCGACTTCATGTTGTTGACCTTGACGGAGCTAAATCTCATCATATTGTCAATTATCGTATTCTGGAAAAAATTGCATCTCAAACATCTTTAATCATAGACTTTGGTGGTGGAATTAAAAGTGATGAAGACCTGGATATTGCTTTCAGCAGCGGAGCTCAAATGATTACCGGTGGAAGTATTGCCGTAAAAGAGCCTGAACTGTTTTCTGAATGGATCAGTAAATATGGAAGTGACAAAATTATACTTGGAGCAGACGTCAAAGATAAAAAAATTGCAGTAGGCGGATGGAAAGAAGGTACAGATGTTGAACTTATGCCTTTTCTTGATCAATATATTAAAAAAGGGATTAAAAAGGTAATTTGTACGGATATAGAGTGTGATGGAATGTTACAAGGACCATCTACTGATCTCTATAAAGAAATACTAAAAGAATTTCCTTCACTCTACTTAATTGCAAGCGGAGGAGTTAGCTGTATTGATGATATTATAAAACTTGAAGAAGCAAAAGTTCCCTCTGTAATTTTTGGGAAAGCGCTTTATGAAGGTAATATTCAACTTAAGGACTTAAAGATATTTATATAG
- a CDS encoding ABC transporter permease, whose product MNLSLFIARRIYSGKEVQKQVSKPAVRIATIGIAIGLAVMIISVGVVIGFKNEIKSKVVGFGSHIQVSNFDSSLSYETRPVVTNDSLIKVLSSIPGIKHVQRYSTKPGMIKTDNAFQGMVLKGVGQEFDPTFFRHNLVEGEVPAFSDSASSNEVLISKSLANKLNLKLGDKIYTYYIQSEVRARRFTIKGIYQTNFSEYDNLFLLTDIRTVNHLNQWEPEQATGMELQITDYDQLDKVAYNVYQHVDKEVDKYGGVYYTQTIEQLNPSVFAWLSLLDMNVWVILILMVGVAGFTMISGLLIIILERTNMIGILKALGAKNFSIREIFLYFSVFLIGKGMLWGNIVGLLFCFVQSKFHLFRLEPETYYIDHVPVEFNVWLFLLINAGTFIASVLMLVGPSYLISKINPAKSIQFE is encoded by the coding sequence ATGAATCTTTCACTTTTTATAGCTCGAAGAATATATTCTGGTAAAGAGGTTCAGAAGCAAGTCTCAAAGCCAGCTGTGCGCATTGCTACGATTGGTATTGCGATTGGACTGGCTGTAATGATTATTTCTGTAGGAGTAGTTATAGGCTTTAAAAATGAAATTAAAAGTAAAGTAGTAGGGTTTGGTTCGCATATTCAGGTTAGCAACTTCGATTCATCTCTTTCTTACGAAACGCGCCCGGTTGTTACGAATGATAGCTTAATAAAAGTCCTCTCTTCCATACCTGGTATAAAACATGTGCAGAGATATTCTACAAAGCCAGGAATGATAAAGACTGATAATGCTTTTCAGGGAATGGTCCTGAAAGGAGTGGGGCAGGAGTTTGATCCTACATTCTTCCGCCATAATCTGGTAGAAGGAGAAGTCCCTGCTTTTTCAGATTCAGCTTCATCAAATGAGGTGCTTATCTCTAAATCTTTGGCAAATAAGCTAAACTTAAAGTTAGGCGACAAGATCTATACTTATTATATTCAAAGCGAGGTTCGCGCTCGCAGATTCACAATTAAGGGGATATATCAAACCAATTTCTCTGAATATGATAACCTGTTTCTGCTGACGGATATCAGAACTGTAAACCATTTAAATCAGTGGGAACCCGAACAAGCTACCGGAATGGAGCTTCAGATTACCGACTATGATCAGCTGGATAAAGTGGCATATAATGTGTATCAGCATGTAGATAAAGAAGTTGATAAATATGGTGGTGTTTATTATACGCAGACTATAGAACAACTTAATCCATCTGTTTTTGCATGGCTTAGTTTGCTTGATATGAATGTATGGGTTATCCTGATTTTAATGGTTGGTGTAGCCGGATTTACAATGATTTCGGGTTTGCTGATTATCATTCTGGAGAGAACAAACATGATTGGGATTCTGAAAGCACTTGGTGCTAAGAACTTCAGTATTCGCGAGATATTCCTTTATTTCTCAGTCTTTTTAATAGGCAAAGGTATGCTTTGGGGAAATATAGTAGGATTACTATTCTGTTTTGTTCAGTCTAAATTCCATCTATTCAGGTTAGAACCCGAAACATATTATATTGACCATGTGCCAGTGGAGTTTAATGTCTGGCTGTTCCTTTTAATAAATGCAGGAACATTTATTGCTTCAGTCTTGATGTTAGTTGGGCCTTCTTATCTCATTTCAAAGATTAATCCGGCAAAATCCATTCAATTTGAATAA
- the purU gene encoding formyltetrahydrofolate deformylase has translation MQANKNTAKLLLHCPDKPGIISAVTDFITINKGNIVYLDQYVDHIENIFFMRIEWELSDFLIPREKIEDYFDTLYAQKYEMNFRLYFSDVKPRMAIFVSKMSHCLFDMLARYANGEWNVEIPLIISNHPNLQHVADKFGIPFYLFPITKETKAEQEAKEMELLAKHKVNFIVLARYMQVISENMINSYPNRIINIHHSFLPAFVGAKPYHAAFERGVKIIGATSHYVTTELDAGPILEQDVVRITHKDTVEDLVNKGKDLEKIVLSRAVQKHIERKVLAYKNKTVIFS, from the coding sequence ATGCAAGCAAACAAAAATACCGCAAAGTTGTTACTTCACTGTCCCGATAAACCGGGGATTATATCCGCAGTAACAGATTTTATTACGATTAATAAAGGAAATATTGTTTATCTTGATCAGTACGTTGATCATATTGAAAACATTTTCTTTATGAGAATTGAGTGGGAACTAAGCGATTTTCTTATTCCAAGAGAAAAAATAGAAGATTACTTTGATACTTTGTACGCTCAGAAGTATGAGATGAACTTCCGTCTATATTTCTCGGATGTTAAACCACGCATGGCGATATTTGTTTCTAAAATGTCTCACTGCTTGTTTGATATGCTTGCACGTTATGCTAACGGTGAATGGAATGTGGAAATTCCTCTTATTATAAGTAATCACCCTAACTTGCAACATGTAGCAGATAAATTTGGTATTCCGTTCTACCTTTTCCCTATAACTAAGGAAACTAAAGCCGAACAGGAAGCTAAAGAAATGGAACTTCTTGCTAAACATAAAGTGAACTTTATTGTTTTAGCGAGATATATGCAGGTAATATCTGAAAACATGATCAATTCTTATCCTAACAGAATTATCAATATCCACCACTCTTTCCTTCCTGCATTCGTAGGTGCTAAACCTTATCATGCTGCTTTTGAAAGAGGAGTGAAAATTATTGGTGCAACCAGTCACTATGTTACCACTGAGCTTGATGCCGGTCCTATTCTTGAACAGGATGTAGTTCGTATCACTCACAAGGATACTGTGGAAGATTTGGTTAATAAAGGAAAGGATCTTGAAAAGATTGTCCTTTCACGTGCAGTACAAAAACATATTGAACGTAAAGTTCTGGCTTATAAGAATAAAACTGTAATCTTTAGTTAA
- a CDS encoding glycosyltransferase, with amino-acid sequence MDLFTFNIVEIILLASIGILLIIQIIYYFSLYNQLHVHNKAVNAGDLIYEADLPPISVIISARNESENLRKYLPSILEQDYPNFEVIVINDGSTDESEDVLTILEEQYTNLYHTFTPDGARYISRKKLALTVGIKASKYDWLVFTDADCRPASKEWLRLMARNFTPHTEIVLGYSGYEQNNGWFYRKASFTNLFMSMRFLGFALIDKPYMGIGRNMAYRKELFFKNKGFSSHLNLQRGDDDLFINEVATPYNTKVETSPGSVIRMEPSYGYKSWKEEKVSYLATSHFFHGAQRYLLGFETTSRLLFIATVVGTIAIGIIDKQWVVLGLAILVYILRYIMQIVIINKTATDLEERKYYLTLPIFDIVQPLDVLKFKLFRTIRGKGDYMRR; translated from the coding sequence ATGGACTTATTTACCTTTAATATAGTCGAGATAATATTATTAGCCTCTATAGGTATATTACTAATTATACAAATAATCTACTATTTCAGTCTATACAACCAATTACATGTTCACAACAAAGCTGTAAATGCAGGAGATTTAATATACGAAGCAGATCTTCCTCCTATCTCTGTAATTATCAGCGCACGTAATGAATCTGAGAATCTCAGGAAATATCTACCTTCCATTCTGGAACAAGATTATCCTAATTTTGAAGTTATCGTTATTAATGATGGCTCAACAGATGAAAGTGAAGATGTACTGACAATTCTTGAAGAACAATACACCAATTTATATCATACATTTACACCCGATGGTGCCCGTTACATCAGTAGAAAAAAACTGGCACTCACTGTAGGAATTAAGGCTAGTAAGTATGATTGGCTAGTATTTACAGATGCCGATTGCCGTCCGGCTAGCAAGGAGTGGTTAAGACTAATGGCCAGAAATTTCACGCCACACACAGAAATAGTTTTAGGATATAGCGGATATGAGCAAAATAATGGATGGTTCTATAGAAAGGCTTCATTCACTAACCTGTTTATGTCAATGCGCTTTCTAGGATTCGCACTTATAGATAAACCATATATGGGTATTGGACGAAATATGGCTTACAGAAAAGAGTTATTCTTTAAAAACAAAGGATTCTCTTCACACCTAAACTTACAACGGGGTGACGATGACTTGTTTATAAACGAAGTAGCAACACCTTATAACACAAAAGTTGAAACTTCTCCGGGGTCTGTTATAAGAATGGAGCCATCATATGGATATAAAAGCTGGAAAGAAGAGAAAGTTAGTTATCTGGCAACTTCACACTTTTTCCATGGCGCTCAACGCTACTTATTAGGTTTTGAAACAACTTCTCGCCTGCTATTTATCGCTACTGTTGTCGGAACAATTGCAATTGGTATTATTGACAAGCAATGGGTTGTGCTAGGCTTAGCAATCCTAGTGTACATTCTTCGATATATAATGCAGATTGTTATTATCAATAAAACAGCCACTGATTTAGAAGAAAGAAAATATTATCTTACGTTACCAATATTTGATATAGTTCAACCTCTTGATGTATTAAAGTTCAAATTATTCAGAACAATCCGGGGAAAAGGTGACTATATGAGAAGATAA
- a CDS encoding helix-turn-helix transcriptional regulator translates to MCNKINDWEQYKPYIDILSEVSNGCVFIVEFNKELKYISSNFATFFGYDLEKVNTPELNYNFLETRIHPDDYETFQVIQNRLVSKWYEQPFEKRLDYRHVYELRVLNSENKYVRVIYQGQVLNMDDECNPNIVLGIVDLSPNQLLNEPLKFRMVDSQKGEIVPFDLDGIQNINLTKREIEILKMVNSGMISKEISDKLFISIHTVNGHRQNILSKMNADNILEAINYARNMGLME, encoded by the coding sequence GTGTGCAATAAAATTAATGATTGGGAGCAATACAAGCCTTATATAGATATATTATCTGAGGTAAGTAATGGATGTGTTTTTATTGTTGAGTTCAATAAGGAACTCAAGTATATTTCATCTAATTTTGCAACCTTTTTTGGCTATGATCTGGAAAAGGTAAATACCCCCGAACTTAACTATAATTTTTTAGAAACTCGTATTCATCCTGATGATTATGAAACGTTTCAGGTTATACAAAACAGGCTTGTTAGTAAGTGGTATGAGCAGCCATTTGAAAAGCGTTTAGATTATAGACATGTATATGAATTGAGAGTTCTTAATTCAGAAAACAAATATGTACGCGTTATATATCAAGGTCAAGTTCTTAATATGGACGATGAGTGTAATCCTAATATTGTGCTTGGTATTGTTGATTTATCCCCTAATCAATTACTGAACGAACCTCTGAAGTTTCGTATGGTTGATTCCCAAAAAGGAGAAATTGTGCCTTTTGATTTAGATGGAATTCAAAACATAAACCTCACAAAAAGAGAGATTGAGATACTTAAAATGGTTAACTCCGGAATGATCAGCAAGGAGATTTCTGACAAACTGTTCATTAGTATTCATACAGTGAATGGACATAGACAGAATATTCTTTCAAAGATGAATGCTGACAATATTCTTGAAGCTATAAATTATGCAAGAAATATGGGACTTATGGAATAA